The Lachnospiraceae bacterium oral taxon 500 genome window below encodes:
- the mreD gene encoding rod shape-determining protein MreD has translation MKRVGIIAFLIVLIYFLQTTVFTWIAINGIKPNFIIVAVTLIAFLRGEYYGLAFGASLGLLLDLFFGRSLGLNFFLYACVGLLTGKTYYVFSKENFMFPLLIIGLADMSYNLCIYIIGYLFRGNLNFIYFLGRIILPDMIYTVLVGAAFYRLFVFIHHKFLKWEKKLEESELE, from the coding sequence ATGAAGCGGGTCGGAATCATAGCATTTTTGATAGTGCTGATTTATTTTTTACAGACTACGGTTTTTACCTGGATTGCGATCAACGGGATTAAGCCGAACTTTATCATTGTGGCGGTGACTTTGATTGCGTTTTTGCGGGGCGAATATTATGGACTGGCATTTGGCGCCTCTCTGGGGCTATTGCTTGACCTTTTTTTCGGCCGGTCGCTGGGTTTGAACTTTTTTCTGTATGCCTGTGTGGGGCTGTTAACCGGTAAGACCTATTATGTATTTTCCAAGGAAAACTTTATGTTTCCGCTATTAATTATTGGCTTGGCGGACATGAGCTATAATTTATGCATTTATATCATCGGTTATTTATTCCGTGGGAATTTGAACTTTATTTATTTTTTGGGACGGATTATTTTACCGGATATGATTTACACGGTTTTGGTCGGTGCGGCTTTTTACCGGCTGTTTGTGTTTATTCATCACAAGTTCCTGAAATGGGAAAAGAAATTGGAAGAAAGTGAACTGGAATGA
- the minD gene encoding septum site-determining protein MinD, translated as MSEVIVVTSGKGGVGKTTTSANIGSGLALSGKKVVLVDADIGLRNLDVVLGLENRIVYNIVDAVEGNCRVSQALIRDKKNQNLYLLPAAQTRDKDAVNTEQMKKLTDELRTEFDYIIIDSPAGIEQGFKNSIAAADRALIVTMPEISAIRDADRIIGLLEANDIKNNRLIVNRLRPDMVKRGEMMSVDDVIEILAIELIGVVPDDENVVISTNTGDPIVLKFENSLAGRAYLNIAKRIMGEDVEYLNLFEQKNLFQRLMKAIKGN; from the coding sequence ATGAGTGAAGTAATCGTAGTAACATCCGGTAAAGGCGGAGTAGGAAAAACCACGACTTCAGCCAATATCGGTTCGGGGCTGGCACTGAGCGGCAAAAAGGTAGTATTGGTGGATGCAGATATCGGACTGCGCAACCTGGATGTGGTCTTGGGGCTGGAAAACCGAATCGTTTATAATATTGTCGATGCGGTTGAGGGAAACTGCCGGGTGTCGCAGGCCCTGATTCGAGACAAGAAAAATCAAAATCTGTATTTGCTGCCGGCTGCCCAGACCAGGGATAAAGACGCGGTCAATACCGAGCAAATGAAGAAATTAACCGACGAACTGCGGACAGAGTTTGATTATATTATTATTGACTCACCGGCGGGCATTGAGCAGGGGTTTAAAAACTCGATTGCAGCAGCTGACCGGGCGCTGATTGTAACGATGCCGGAGATTTCGGCGATTCGGGATGCCGACCGGATTATCGGCTTATTGGAAGCCAATGACATTAAAAATAACCGGCTGATTGTCAACCGGCTGCGGCCGGATATGGTTAAGCGCGGTGAAATGATGTCGGTCGATGACGTCATTGAGATTTTGGCAATCGAGCTGATCGGTGTGGTACCGGACGATGAGAATGTAGTCATATCAACCAATACCGGTGATCCGATTGTGTTAAAGTTTGAAAACTCTTTAGCCGGTCGGGCGTATTTGAATATCGCTAAAAGAATCATGGGCGAGGATGTTGAGTATTTGAATCTGTTTGAGCAAAAAAACCTGTTTCAGCGGCTCATGAAGGCAATTAAAGGAAATTAG
- a CDS encoding cell division topological specificity factor MinE codes for MGLMDFFKKKDTSKDIAKDRLKLVLIHDRADCNTELLEMIRADILQVIKKYMDYDEREMDIKIGTTDSDTSHSPVPALFANIPIKNIHKPR; via the coding sequence ATGGGATTAATGGACTTTTTTAAGAAGAAAGACACCTCAAAAGATATCGCCAAGGATAGACTGAAGCTGGTTTTGATTCATGACCGGGCGGATTGTAATACTGAGCTGTTGGAAATGATTCGGGCAGATATTTTGCAGGTCATTAAAAAATATATGGATTATGATGAAAGAGAAATGGATATTAAGATTGGAACAACCGATTCGGACACGTCACATTCACCGGTACCGGCTTTGTTTGCTAATATTCCAATCAAGAACATCCATAAGCCCCGCTAA